The Glycine max cultivar Williams 82 chromosome 12, Glycine_max_v4.0, whole genome shotgun sequence genome window below encodes:
- the LOC100306129 gene encoding Protein translation factor SUI1 homolog 1-like, whose translation MSELDDQIPTAFDPFADANADDSGAGSKEYVHIRVQQRNGRKSLTTVQGLKKEFSYNKILKDVKKEFCCNGTVVQDPELGQVIQLQGDQRKNVSTFLVQAGIVKKEHIKIHGF comes from the exons ATGTCTGAATTAGACGATCAAATTCCTACTGCCTTCG ATCCTTTTGCTGATGCAAATGCTGATGACTCGGGTGCTGGGTCAAAGGAGTATGTGCATATTCGGGTACAGCAGCGAAATGGAAGGAAAAGCCTGACAACCGTTCAGGGATTGAAAAAAGAATTCAGCTATAACAAGATACTTAAAGATGTTAAGAAAGAGTTCTGTTGCAATGGAACAGTTGTTCAGGACCCAGAACTAGGACAG GTTATTCAACTTCAAGGTGATCAGAGGAAGAATGTTTCTACCTTCCTAGTCCAG GCTGGCATCGTGAAGAAGGAGCATATCAAGATTCATGGTTTCTGA
- the LOC100306217 gene encoding trafficking protein particle complex subunit 3-like, whose product MPPVAPRSGDAIFANVERVNAELFTLTYGAIVRQLLTDLEEAEEVNKQLDQMGYNIGIRLIDEFLAKSNVSRCNDFRETTDVIAKVGFKMFLGVTASVTNWDADGTCCSIVLEDNPLVDFVELPDNCQGLYYCNILSGVIRGALDMVSMKTEVTWLRDVLRGDDVFELQVKLLKHVPEEYPYKDDE is encoded by the exons ATGCCTCCCGTCGCTCCTCGATCCGGTGATGCCATATTCGCCAACGTCGAACGCGTC AATGCGGAGCTGTTTACTTTGACGTATGGCGCAATTGTGCGTCAATTGCTCACGGATCTGGAAGAGGCTGAGGAGGTTAACAAGCAGCTTGATCAAAT GGGTTACAATATTGGAATCCGTTTGATTGATGAGTTTTTAGCCAAGTCTAATGTCTCCAGATGCAACGATTTCAGAGAGACGACTGATGTTATTGCAAAG GTTGGTTTTAAAATGTTCCTCGGTGTTACTGCATCTGTGACCAATTGGGATGCTGATGGAACATGTTGTAGTATTGTTTTGGAGGATAATCCTTTGGTAGATTTTGTTGAGCTTCCTGACAACTGCCAAGGTTTGTACTATTGCAACATCTTAAGTGGAGTCATCAGAGGAGCCTTAGATATG GTGTCAATGAAAACTGAGGTAACTTGGCTTCGTGATGTGCTTCGCGGTGATGATGTGTTTGAGTTGCAGGTAAAACTTCTCAAGCATGTCCCAGAAGAGTATCCATACAAGGATGACGAGTGA
- the LOC100788127 gene encoding putative multidrug resistance protein, with the protein MGNNSMFRYADGVDKLLMLFGTLGCLGDGLQTPLMMYILSDVINAYGDKNSHLTKHDVNKYALKLFCAALGVGLSAFIEGICWTRTAERQASRMRMEYLKSVLRQEVGFFDTQIAGSSTTYQVVSLISSDANTIQVVLCEKIPDCLAYMSTFLFCHIFAFVLSWRLTLAAIPLSVMFIVPALVFGKIMLDLVMKMIESYGVAGGIAEQAISSIRTVYSYVGENQTLNRFSSALQKTMEFGIKQGFAKGLMLGSMGVIYISWGFQAWVGTFLITNKGEQGGHVFVAGFNVLMGGLSILSALPNLTAITEATAAVTRLFEMIDRVPSIDSEDKKGKALSYVRGEIEFQDIYFCYPSRPDTPVLQGFNLTVPAGKSVGLVGGSGSGKSTIIALLERFYDPVEGLILLDGHKTNRLQLKWLRSQLGLVNQEPVLFATSIKENILFGKEGASMESVISAAKAANAHDFIVKLPDGYETQVGQFGFQLSGGQKQRIAIARALLRDPKVLLLDEATSALDAQSERVVQAAIDQASKGRTTIIIAHRLSTIRTANLIAVLQSGRVIELGTHNELMELTDGEYAHMVELQQITTQNDESKPSNLLTEGKSSHRMSVPQSPTVSFRSSTVGTPMLYPFSQGFSMGTPYSYSIQYDPDDDSFEDNLKRTNHPAPSQWRLLKMNTPEWGRAMLGILGAIGSGAVQPVNAYCVGTLISVYFETDSSEMKSKAKVLALVFLGIGVFNFFTSILQHYNFAVMGERLTKRIREKILEKLMTFEIGWFDHEDNTSASICARLSSEANLVRSLVGDRMSLLAQAIFGSIFAYTLGLVLTWRLSLVMIAVQPLVIGSFYSRSVLMKSMAEKARKAQREGSQLASEAVINHRTITAFSSQKRMLALFKSTMVGPKEDSIRQSWISGFGLFSSQFFNTSSTALAYWYGGRLLIDGKIEPKHLFQAFLILLFTAYIIADAGSMTSDLSKGRSAVGSVFAILDRKTEIDPETSWGGEKKRKLRGRVELKNVFFAYPSRPDQMIFKGLNLKVEPGRTVALVGHSGCGKSTVIGLIERFYDPAKGTVCIDEQDIKSYNLRMLRSQIALVSQEPTLFAGTIRENIAYGKENTTESEIRRAASLANAHEFISGMNDGYETYCGERGVQLSGGQKQRIALARAILKNPAILLLDEATSALDSVSEILVQEALEKIMVGRTCIVVAHRLSTIQKSNYIAVIKNGKVVEQGSHNELISLGREGAYYSLVKLQSGSSPR; encoded by the exons ATGGGGAACAATAGTATGTTTCGTTATGCAGATGGAGTGGACAAGTTGTTGATGCTCTTTGGGACCTTGGGATGCCTTGGAGATGGACTACAAACCCCTCTCATGATGTACATTCTTAGTGATGTAATCAACGCCTATGGCGACAAGAATAGTCATTTGACAAAGCATGATGTGAACAAG TATGCGTTGAAGCTTTTTTGTGCTGCACTTGGAGTTGGACTTTCAGCTTTTATTG AAGGAATATGTTGGACAAGAACTGCTGAGAGACAGGCTTCCAGAATGAGAATGGAATACCTAAAATCAGTCCTAAGACAAGAAGTTGGCTTCTTTGACACTCAGATTGCTGGTTCTTCAACAACCTACCAAGTTGTCTCACTCATTTCATCAGATGCAAATACAATCCAAGTTGTCTTGTGTGAGAAG ATACCTGACTGCCTAGCTTATATGTCAACATTCCTATTCTGCCACATCTTTGCATTTGTACTTTCATGGAGACTTACACTGGCAGCCATACCACTGTCTGTCATGTTCATTGTTCCGGCACTTGTATTTGGGAAGATCATGTTGGATCTTGTAATGAAAATGATCGAGTCTTATGGGGTTGCTGGTGGGATAGCAGAACAGGCAATATCTTCAATAAGAACTGTTTATTCATATGTTGGGGAGAATCAAACACTAAACAGATTTAGCAGTGCACTTCAAAAAACTATGGAATTTGGAATAAAGCAAGGTTTTGCGAAGGGGTTGATGTTGGGAAGCATGGGAGTTATTTATATAAGTTGGGGTTTTCAGGCTTGGGTTGGAACTTTTCTGATCACTAATAAAGGAGAACAAGGTGGCCATGTATTTGTAGCTGGCTTCAATGTCCTCATGGGAGGCTT GAGCATTTTAAGTGCCCTTCCAAATTTAACTGCCATCACAGAGGCAACTGCTGCTGTTACTCGTCTTTTTGAAATGATTGATCGCGTGCCAAGTATAGATTCTGAAGATAAGAAAGGAAAGGCCTTATCATATGTGAGGGgagaaattgaatttcaagacaTCTATTTCTGTTACCCATCTAGGCCAGACACACCAGTCTTGCAGGGATTCAATCTCACTGTCCCAGCAGGCAAGAGTGTAGGCCTTGTGGGAGGTAGTGGTTCTGGTAAATCTACCATCATAGCACTTCTTGAAAGGTTTTATGACCCTGTTGAGGGATTAATACTCTTGGATGGTCACAAGACTAATAGGCTTCAGCTCAAGTGGTTGAGATCTCAACTTGGCCTAGTAAATCAAGAGCCTGTTCTCTTTGCCACTTCcataaaagagaatattttgtttggaaaaGAGGGAGCCTCAATGGAAAGTGTGATTAGTGCAGCTAAAGCAGCTAATGCACATGATTTCATTGTCAAGTTACCAGATGGATATGAAACTCAA GTAGGGCAGTTTGGATTTCAACTGTCTGGTGGGCAGAAGCAGCGCATTGCCATAGCAAGAGCCTTACTAAGGGATCCAAAGGTCCTCTTGCTTGATGAAGCTACCAGTGCACTAGATGCTCAATCTGAAAGAGTGGTACAGGCAGCAATTGATCAAGCTTCAAAAGGAAGGACAACAATCATCATTGCTCACCGCTTGTCTACAATTCGAACAGCTAACTTGATTGCAGTCCTTCAATCAGGGAGAGTCATTGAATTAGGTACACATAATGAGCTCATGGAATTGACTGATGGTGAGTATGCTCACATGGTAGAGTTGCAGCAAATAACAACTCAGAATGATGAATCCAAACCTTCCAATCTTCTAACAGAGGGAAAGAGCTCCCACAGAATGAGCGTTCCACAAAGTCCAACTGTAAGTTTCAGATCAAGCACTGTAGGCACTCCCATGTTGTATCCCTTCAGTCAGGGATTTTCCATGGGAACACCCTACTCCTATTCTATCCAATATGACCCTGATGATGATAGTTTTGAAGATAACTTGAAAAGAACAAATCATCCAGCTCCTTCGCAGTGGCGTTTGCTGAAAATGAATACCCCTGAGTGGGGAAGAGCAATGCTAGGAATCTTAGGAGCAATAGGGTCAGGAGCAGTACAACCTGTAAATGCATACTGTGTAGGAACACTTATATCAGTTTATTTTGAAACTGATAGCTCTGAGATGAAGTCTAAAGCTAAAGTGCTGGCCCTTGTTTTCTTAGGAATTGGTGTTTTCAACTTCTTCACTAGTATTCTCCAACACTATAACTTTGCAGTCATGGGAGAAAGGTTGACCAAAAGAATAAGAGAGAAGATACTAGAGAAGCTGATGACTTTTGAAATAGGGTGGTTTGATCATGAAGATAACACAAGTGCATCCATTTGTGCAAGATTGTCCTCAGAAGCCAACTTGGTTCGTTCCCTTGTTGGTGATCGAATGTCTTTGTTGGCCCAAGCAATTTTCGGGTCTATCTTTGCCTACACTCTAGGACTTGTGCTCACATGGAGGCTTTCCCTTGTGATGATTGCAGTGCAGCCATTAGTCATTGGAAGCTTTTACTCGAGAAGTGTCTTGATGAAGAGTATGGCCGAGAAAGCTCGTAAAGCACAAAGGGAGGGAAGCCAACTTGCAAGTGAAGCTGTTATAAACCACAGAACCATAACTGCCTTCAGCTCTCAGAAAAGAATGTTGGCACTTTTCAAATCCACAATGGTGGGGCCTAAAGAGGATAGTATTAGGCAGTCATGGATTTCAGGCTTTGGTCTATTCAGCTCCCAGTTTTTTAACACTTCATCAACAGCATTGGCTTACTGGTATGGTGGGAGGCTTTTGATAGATGGGAAAATAGAACCAAAGCACCTCTTCCAAGCCTTTTTAATATTACTCTTCACTGCATACATTATTGCAGATGCTGGAAGCATGACTTCTGACTTGTCCAAAGGAAGAAGTGCAGTTGGATCAGTTTTTGCAATCCTAGACAGGAAAACTGAGATTGATCCTGAGACCTCATGGGGAGGTGAGAAGAAGAGGAAATTAAGGGGTAGAGTTGAGCTTAAGAATGTATTCTTTGCATATCCATCTAGACCTGATCAAATGATTTTCAAGGGTCTGAATCTTAAAGTTGAACCTGGGAGAACTGTGGCTCTAGTGGGGCACAGTGGTTGTGGTAAATCAACTGTTATTGGTCTTATTGAAAGGTTTTATGATCCTGCAAAGGGAACGGTATGCATAGATGAACAAGACATCAAGTCCTATAATTTGAGAATGCTGAGGTCACAAATTGCATTAGTGAGTCAGGAGCCAACCCTTTTTGCTGGCACCATTCGAGAAAATATTGCCTATGGAAAAGAAAACACTACTGAATCTGAGATAAGAAGGGCTGCATCTCTGGCTAATGCTCATGAATTCATTAG TGGAATGAATGATGGGTATGAGACATACTGTGGGGAAAGAGGAGTTCAGCTATCAGGAGGTCAGAAACAAAGAATAGCCTTAGCAAGGGCCATACTGAAGAATCCTGCAATCCTGCTTCTGGATGAGGCTACTAGTGCACTTGATAGTGTGTCAGAAATCTTGGTCCAAGAAGCACTAGAGAAGATAATGGTTGGAAGAACATGCATTGTAGTGGCTCACAGGCTCTCTACAATACAGAAATCCAACTACATTGCTGTGATTAAGAATGGGAAGGTTGTAGAACAAGGTTCACATAACGAATTAATTTCGCTTGGACGTGAGGGTGCATACTATTCTCTTGTTAAACTTCAAAGTGGTAGCTCCCCTAGGTAA